In Exiguobacterium acetylicum, the genomic stretch CGAAACAAGCAACGACATTCGAGACCTTTCTGAATCACGTCAAAACACGCCGTTATACGCGGACGAGCCTGCAACGTGCCCTGATCTATCTGTTGACCTCAACGACAGCAGAGGAGGTCGCACGGATTGATTACGACCATATTGATTTCGTTCGTCCCCTCGCCTTTTCAGAACGAGGACGACAGGCACTCAAATCCATCAAAACGCGGACTACCGTCTTCAGTACCTTCACGAGTCATCCTTGGCTAACGAAAGAAAGCCAAGTGACAGCTGCATACGCACTGCCCTTGGCTCGCTACGACGCGTTGCTCGAACACCGTCGTTTTCCTTATTTCGCTGGAAGTTCTTCTAAATAATCAATCGCATCTTCGACTGTCTTGATCGGAACGAGCTTCATGTTCGTTCCGAGTTTTTTGATGGATGGTTTTGCTTCTTTGTAGTTCTCTCCTGCTGGCACGAACATGATTTCTGCTCCTGCCTCGTCAGCAGCGACGACCTTTTGCCACGCTCCACCAATCGGTCCCACCTTGCCGCCTTCTTCAATCGTTCCCGTGCCGGCGATTTTATGCCCTTTCGCCAAATCCCCCGGCGTCAATTGATCATAAATTTCAAGAGTGAACATCATTCCAGCAGATGGTCCACCGACACCTTCGACCTGAAACGCAATATCAGGATCCGTCGTCACGTTTGAGATCGGAAGCGGTTCGTAAATACCTAGTCCGACTCGCTTGACCTCTTTAGATAACTGATCCACGCGAATCGTCGTCTTCTTGTCTTCCGATTTACGCGTGAACTGAATCGGAACAGTTGTTTTGGCTTTTTTCGCTTGAATCGTCTTCATGAAACCTTCAAATGACGTAATCGGTTTTCCGTCAACACTTGTAATCCGATCCCCTGCTTTCAGTTTCCCCTCGGCTGGACCACCGGGAATGACGCCGGAGACGTAGACCCCTTCGAAATCGACATCGACCTTTTGATCCGCCAATTCAAACGCTTCGATCGTTGCGTTATGTTGCGCTTCTTCCATATACAGCTTCTGACGCGTTTCATACTGCGCGTCCGACTCGCCGTCGTACAGATAATCACTTACACTCGATGTTTCGGAGAACGGTAGAAATAAGCTTTCAATGAGAAAGTAAGGCGTGGCCCGGCGTTGTGCGATCGTCAGCATCATCAAATCTCCCGGTTCCTTGTCGCCTCCAGATACTTCGATCAAATCTTCCGTCGACGTCGCATCACCTGGATAGGAGATGAAATAGGGAAGCGGTACGAAAAATACGATCAAGGCAGCGATGATCGCTGCTAAGGCAGGTTTCCAAGCTTTCATCACAGTTCTCCTTTCGTATATTTCTGACGTAGCGCTTCTTCGACGGAAGGCGGTACGAGATCGGCAACGGAAGCACCATATTTGGCAGCTTCCTTAACGATCGAAGAACTCAAGAAGGAATACTGATTATTCGTCATCATGAACAATGTCTCGATTTGATCATTCATCTTCTTGTTGATGGAAGCGACTTGCATTTCGTATTCAAAGTCCGAAACTGCTCGTAGACCGCGTACGATCGCGGTTGCTCCGACTTCCGCCGCATAATCGACGAGCAATCCGTTAAAGGAATCCACCTTGATTTGAGGTAGGTGCGACGTCACATCGGCAATTAACTCCATCCGTTCCTGGACAGAAAAGAGTGGTTGCTTCGAAGAATTATTCAGTACGGCAACGATGATCTCATCAAAAATCGGAACAGCACGCTCGATGATGTCTAAATGTCCGTTCGTGATTGGATCAAAGCTACCTGGGCATATGGCGATTCGTTTCATTCGTGGTCTTCCTCCGCTTCCATGAATTCGTACAATGTAATCGAGATGACAGCGGAATAACGAAGTCGACGCACGACTTCCAGTCGTCCGATCTGGTCCGGCAATTCAACCGCCGAGTCATGTTCACAGACGATGACACCGTTGTCCGTCAGCATATCGTGTTGCTCTATGTACGTGACATGTTCCGTCAATCGCTCTTTTGCATAGGGAGGGTCTAGATAAATCAACTTAAACGGCTCTTCAGATGCGAGTTCCGTTAAAGCGATCGCTACATCTTTTTTCAAAACACGTGCTTGGTCCGTATAGTGCGTCGTTCGTAAATTATCTTGGATCGTTTGGACCGCTTTATGGTGTTGGTCGACGAACACTGCCTCATCGCATCCTCTTGAAAGAGATTCAATCCCAAGACCACCGCTCCCCGCAAACAGATCCAGTGCTCGTCCTCCGTTGAAATAAGGACCGATGACATTGAATAAGGATTCTTTAACCTTATCCGTCGTCGGTCGTGTTTGATCCCCTGGCACTGCTTTTAATCGTGTACCTTTCCGTTCCCCTGAAATGACTCGCATTTCCTTCATTCCTTTCAACAAAGAAGCGACGAGGATGTCCTCATCGCTCCATGGATTATGCTTCTTCTGGCATTTTACCTTTTTTGTTCGCGAACGTCTCCGTGATGAACGGTCGTTCTGAACGTTTGATCGATTCGACGAACGGGAGAGTCGAAATGACTTCCATCACCTGTTCATGCTGATCTAAATCGACATACAGATGAACGTATCGTTCACGTTTAGACGTAAAGTAGACGTTCCCGTAACGGCGTAATTGACGGGATGCTTTCATCGCATTGACATAGACGATGAGTCCCACTCGTTCTTTGATCACGCCAGCCTACCCCCTTCACCTTCGTTATCCGCTACAGCTACAGCTGCCACCGGTCGAACAACCTCCAGCGCATCCTTGATCGAAGAAAGGATTTCCCGTCGGTACTTTAATTTGCGGTGATACTTCCCCAGCGAGCTTCAGACTGATTTGTCCGAGTAACGTCTCGAGTTGTTTTTCCGCCTTTTTAAACTGCGCGACTTCCTCTTGTAAATCAAGTCGCCGTTTGACTTCATGGACCTTTTTCGTGATCGTCTGATAGTCAGGATGATACCGTCCGAATCGCTGTACGAGTTCGTAGTCCTCCTTGACTTGATGAAAATCGCGAATGACAGCCTGTGCCTCTGCTGACTCTTGCTGTGCTTGTTTCGCACATCTATATGCTTGCCCCGTTTCACTTTGAGCGAGAGATCGAATGAGGTCTTCCGCTGCGTTGATGAGGTCAATCGTCTTATCGGTATATATCACAACGAATCTCCTCCTTAACTTTACCATCTTATCATAACATTTCTCTCCCTCCTAGCCTGTTGAATTGTGTATAATTTGTTCAGAAGGAAGGAATGAACTTTATGCAACTGCTCTCTTTTAATATGTTCCGGACGATTGGAATCAAGACGGAACATGCCAAGTCAGATTATCACTTTGATTCCTTGAAAAAAATCGAACAGGCGGATGTCGTCCTGTTCCCGGAATACTGGCAAATCCACTCAATCATCTATGGGATGAAAAAACCGATTTTCCCGTCGGCTGCTACGTTCCACTTAGGTCATGACAAGATCGAAATGACGCGGATTTTTCAAACCGTCATTCCGGATAACATCCCTCGGACCGGCATCTATGGAAAAAATGAATTCACCGTCGAACGTGTCTTACGTGAATTTTCGTTTCCTTTCGTTGCGAAGACAGTCCGTAGCTCAATGGGACAAGGTGTTCATCTCATCAAAAATGAAACAGACTGGAAGAAATACACGGATACACACGAGACGTTCTACATTCAAGAGTACATTCCGAATGAGAAGGACTTACGTGTCGTCGTCGTCGGCGATCAAGTCCTTGCTGCATACTGGCGCGTAGGCGGTGCTCAGTTCTTAAATAACGTCGCTCAAGGTGGTGTCCTTGATTTTGATGATGTGCCACAAGGGGCAATCGACTTCGTGCTCGCTCTCGCGAAACAGCTCGATATCGATCACGCTGGTTTTGATCTCATCATCCGTGACGGACAGTGGTACGTTCTTGAGTTCAATGTCTTCTTCGGTGGAGAAGGACTCAATCACCTTGGTATTCACGCACCGGATACGATTCTCGAATATGTCGAACGAAAATATGGAAGTTCATGAATTCTTCAAAATGACTTCACATCTTTTACGTCATCGTTTCATTCATTATGGTATGATAGTTTGGAAAGACTAGTATCTACTAGCAAACTGGGGTATAGGGGGATTCAAACATGAAGTTTGAACAATATGGTATCGAAGGCAAGGAACTGAAGTTCGGTCTTCTCGAAACAATCATGGAACATCACCGCTTCGTTCGTGAAGGACAGTGGGATTACGAACGCGCGATGTATGACATGAAATATGAAAAACAATCAACAGGTGAAGTATTCTACCTGCGTGTTCCTGTCTATGCGATCCAAGGCGAGATTGAAGACCGCCATGCTGTCGTTCGTATGATGACACCACTTCTCGGTAAACACTACTATCCACACGGTGTCGAGTATGATGAGACGTTCCCTCCGGAAATCGTCAAAGACTGCGAACGTCGTTTAGCAGCATTGCTCGAAACACTCGAAAAATAAGATCCACACGTAGAGGTTCCAATTAAGGAGCCTCTATTTTTTTGTTCTTCATTCCAAACAAAAAAGCTAACGACCTCGCATCATCCACGAAATCATTAGCTGTTCTGTCCAACTGATTGTTATTCTTTAATACGCGCGAAATCGCTTTTAACGCGCGACGAATTGTACATAAGATACGACATCGTCTCCGAGCTGAATCCCAAGCTGCTCGCGTACATGAAGATAAAGCGCGTGAAGTGACGTTGCCGGTGCATTGACCTTTACGCTAAATGCAATCTCTTCCCGGTCCATCCGTTTGATCCGGGAGTGATGGATTCCATAATCCTCGATCGCACAAGCAAGTAATTCCTCGATGGCTTGAATAGAGACGGTAACATCTCCTTGCATGTACTCTTCATAAGTCATCTGCCTTCACTCCTTTGCTAATTGTGTGACCGAAGACATGACCTCTTCTAAGTCGACCGGTTCATCCGGCGTCTTCGCCATAGACGAAATCGCCCGTACTTTATTCTCACGGTCCAAAATGAACATTTGTGTTCCGTGTGTCACTAAGCCGCTCTCAGCCTTCGAGTAATAGAAATTCAACTGACGTGTCAAACGATCGATGACGACTGGATCTCCCGTCAATACTCTCCATCCTTTGGCATCTGCTTCAAAGTTCGAAGCATACTTTTTCAAGACTTTCGGTGTATCCACTTTTGGATCAACCGTCACTGCGACGAGTTCGACGTCACTTCCGTACAATTCTTCGTTCCGAAGCTTTTTCTCAAGCTTACGGTAATCATTTAACGTCAACGGACAAATATCAGGACAGTTCGAGTAGAAGAACGTCAACACTTTGACTTTTCCGTCTTCCGAATTGAATGATTTTCCGTCTACGGCATTCGTTAATTCAAATGGTGTCGGTTCAGCGATGACAGGTAACTTTTCTTTCATGAAGAAATAATAATATCCCCCGGCTGCCGCAACTAAGATAAGGACGACGGCAGCGACCGTCAAGTAACTATTCTTTTTCAAGTTGGCTCCCCCTTAATGACTCCAGATCGCCCGGAATACGTTCGTCGTCTCACCCGGATCGTAGACGACATATAGTAAGCAATACACGATCACACCGGTAATGGCTGTCAAAAACCAAACGATTGAGGCCACCGGTCCGATTTTACGGTGACGTGCAAAGTTCTTCTTATACGCGTGATAGAGTGCCATCAAACCGAGCACCCCACCAGATGTCGCAAGAAGGATGTGGAAGATCAAGAATCCTGTGTAGTAGGCTTTGACGGACTCTGGACCGCCAAAGGCTGTGTTACCGAGCAGAATCGTCCGCAAGGCATACATGATGAAGAATAATAAAGCGAGTGCAGCTGCAATCGTCATCACGGTCTGGTGAGCTTTCATGTTACGACGCGTTTGGGCGATTAAAAA encodes the following:
- a CDS encoding SepM family pheromone-processing serine protease yields the protein MKAWKPALAAIIAALIVFFVPLPYFISYPGDATSTEDLIEVSGGDKEPGDLMMLTIAQRRATPYFLIESLFLPFSETSSVSDYLYDGESDAQYETRQKLYMEEAQHNATIEAFELADQKVDVDFEGVYVSGVIPGGPAEGKLKAGDRITSVDGKPITSFEGFMKTIQAKKAKTTVPIQFTRKSEDKKTTIRVDQLSKEVKRVGLGIYEPLPISNVTTDPDIAFQVEGVGGPSAGMMFTLEIYDQLTPGDLAKGHKIAGTGTIEEGGKVGPIGGAWQKVVAADEAGAEIMFVPAGENYKEAKPSIKKLGTNMKLVPIKTVEDAIDYLEELPAK
- the coaD gene encoding pantetheine-phosphate adenylyltransferase, translated to MKRIAICPGSFDPITNGHLDIIERAVPIFDEIIVAVLNNSSKQPLFSVQERMELIADVTSHLPQIKVDSFNGLLVDYAAEVGATAIVRGLRAVSDFEYEMQVASINKKMNDQIETLFMMTNNQYSFLSSSIVKEAAKYGASVADLVPPSVEEALRQKYTKGEL
- the rsmD gene encoding 16S rRNA (guanine(966)-N(2))-methyltransferase RsmD — protein: MKEMRVISGERKGTRLKAVPGDQTRPTTDKVKESLFNVIGPYFNGGRALDLFAGSGGLGIESLSRGCDEAVFVDQHHKAVQTIQDNLRTTHYTDQARVLKKDVAIALTELASEEPFKLIYLDPPYAKERLTEHVTYIEQHDMLTDNGVIVCEHDSAVELPDQIGRLEVVRRLRYSAVISITLYEFMEAEEDHE
- a CDS encoding YlbG family protein; amino-acid sequence: MIKERVGLIVYVNAMKASRQLRRYGNVYFTSKRERYVHLYVDLDQHEQVMEVISTLPFVESIKRSERPFITETFANKKGKMPEEA
- a CDS encoding YlbF family regulator — encoded protein: MIYTDKTIDLINAAEDLIRSLAQSETGQAYRCAKQAQQESAEAQAVIRDFHQVKEDYELVQRFGRYHPDYQTITKKVHEVKRRLDLQEEVAQFKKAEKQLETLLGQISLKLAGEVSPQIKVPTGNPFFDQGCAGGCSTGGSCSCSG
- a CDS encoding ATP-grasp domain-containing protein, with translation MFRTIGIKTEHAKSDYHFDSLKKIEQADVVLFPEYWQIHSIIYGMKKPIFPSAATFHLGHDKIEMTRIFQTVIPDNIPRTGIYGKNEFTVERVLREFSFPFVAKTVRSSMGQGVHLIKNETDWKKYTDTHETFYIQEYIPNEKDLRVVVVGDQVLAAYWRVGGAQFLNNVAQGGVLDFDDVPQGAIDFVLALAKQLDIDHAGFDLIIRDGQWYVLEFNVFFGGEGLNHLGIHAPDTILEYVERKYGSS
- a CDS encoding YugN family protein; the protein is MKFEQYGIEGKELKFGLLETIMEHHRFVREGQWDYERAMYDMKYEKQSTGEVFYLRVPVYAIQGEIEDRHAVVRMMTPLLGKHYYPHGVEYDETFPPEIVKDCERRLAALLETLEK
- a CDS encoding SCO family protein, whose translation is MKKNSYLTVAAVVLILVAAAGGYYYFFMKEKLPVIAEPTPFELTNAVDGKSFNSEDGKVKVLTFFYSNCPDICPLTLNDYRKLEKKLRNEELYGSDVELVAVTVDPKVDTPKVLKKYASNFEADAKGWRVLTGDPVVIDRLTRQLNFYYSKAESGLVTHGTQMFILDRENKVRAISSMAKTPDEPVDLEEVMSSVTQLAKE
- a CDS encoding DUF420 domain-containing protein; the encoded protein is MSYLPLICVSLIVISAIFVAIGWFLIAQTRRNMKAHQTVMTIAAALALLFFIMYALRTILLGNTAFGGPESVKAYYTGFLIFHILLATSGGVLGLMALYHAYKKNFARHRKIGPVASIVWFLTAITGVIVYCLLYVVYDPGETTNVFRAIWSH